Part of the Streptomyces sp. RFCAC02 genome is shown below.
CCGGCAGGCGACCGCGATCGCGCTGCGCGCCGACCCGGCGCTGGACGCCCTGTGCTGCGCGAACGACCTGATCGCGCGCGGCGCGGCCGACGCGCTGCGCGAGTCCGGGCGGCGCGTGCCGGACGACGTCGCGGTCGTCGGGTACGACAACTGGGAGATCATGGCCGCCGCCACCCGCCCCCCGCTGACCACGGTGGACCTGAACCTGGAGGAGCTGGGCCGCACCGCCGCCCTCCTCCTGACGGAGTCGATCGAAGGGCGCCCGGAACCCGGCGTACGGCGCCTGCCGTGCCGCCTGGTCGTCCGCGAGTCCGCCTGATCCCTGTCACGGGGCACCGACCCTCCGTCCACGTTCCGTGCCGGGACCGGACCGCCGGCCGCACCCCGCCCGTGGTGCTCGTCACGTCCCATTCCGCGTCCACTACCGGGCCCGGAGGAAACGGCGATGACGAAAGGGCGGGACTTCCGTCCCGGGCGGGCGGGGACAATGCCGGGAAGGGCGGGCGGAAAGGCGTCACACCGCCGGACAACCGGACGGAAATCGCAGGTGGGAGCGGTGATGCCGGTCACCCCCCGCTCCACCGCCCGGTCTCTCGTCCCCTGCCGGAAATTCCCCTCCGAGCGATTCCTCCCCGCTACGACGGAAGGTCGTAACAGGGCGCCTTGGCACGCCTCCGCGGCGGCGGTTATCCATGAACGTGTCCGGCCCGCCTGGGCGGACGACCCCGGAAAACTGCGAGGTATCCCCATGCCGAACAGCACCACGCTCCGCAGCCTGAACCTGCGACTGCGCTCCCGTGCGGGCGTCGCCCTGTCCACCGGCCTCATCGCGTCCCTGGGCGTCACAGGTGCGGCCCTGACGGCCGGCGGCGGGCACGACACGGCCCCGGCCACCGAGGCCGAGAGCCACGAGCAGGCCGCCCCGTCCTGGACGACGCCGATCCACGAGGACGACTACACCCTGTCCGCGACCTACGGGAACAGCGGTGACCGCTGGGCGAGCAAGCACAGCGGCCAGGACTTCGCCGTCCCCACCGGCACGGATGTGCAGGCCGCCCACGGCGGCACCGTCGTGAAGGCCGGCGGCAACGGTGCCGGCGACGGCCCGGCGTACGGCAACGCCGTCGTCGTCCGCCACGACGACGACACCTACACCCAGTACGCGCACCTGTCCGAGATCGACGTCGCGGTCGGCCAGAAGGTGACGACCGGCGAGACGATCGCCGAGTCCGGCGACACGGGGAACAGCTCCGGTCCCCACCTCCACTTCGAGGTCCGCACCACCCCGGACTACGGCTCCGCCGTCGACCCCATGGCGTTCCTCCACCACCACGACGTGGACGCCTGACCCGCGCCCACCCGCCCCGGCCGCCCCCGCACCCCGACGGAGGCGGCCGGGATGCCGTCCCGCGCGGGGTGGGGGAGTGTGGGAACGGCGCCCCCGCGCCCGTCCGGATCCCCCCGCTCACGCACCGTGAGGTCCCGCGAGTGATGAGTTCCGCAGCCCCCGCAGGCCGCGCGCACGGCGCGGGGGACGGTCCCGTCTGGGAGTCCGTCCCCTTCCCCGTCGTCGTCGCGGACGCCGGGGGCACGGTGCTGCACGCCTCCCCCCGGGCCGCCGCGCTGCTGCCCGACGCCGCCCCGGGCACGTCCCTGTCCGCCGCCGCCCCCTCCTGGCTGGCCGCAGCCCACCGCAGGGTCACGGGCGGCACGGGGTCCCGGTCGCACCACCCGGACGACCACCCCGTCAGCGGCCGGCTGGCCGACCGCACCCTGCGGGCACTCCCCGTCAGCGCCCGTGACGGCACCGTCGCCTGGTGGCTCACGGACGAGACGGAGCTGCGCGGCCTGGACACCGCCCTCGACCGCGCGCGCCAGCGCGCCGCCTTCCTCGCCGAGGCGTCGAGCCGCCTCCTGGCCTCCCTGAACACCGACCGCTGCATGGAGACCATCGCCTCGCTGGCCGCCACGCACCTGGCGGACGCCGCCCTCGTCGTCGCCGCCACGAGCGGGCAGGCCGGCCCCGTCGCCCACTGCGTACGCGGGGGCGAGCCCGGCATCGAACGGCTGGTCCCCGACCCGGCGCGCCTCCCGGAACTGGACGCCGCCTTCACCGGCCACCTGCCCGCCACCCGCCGCCTGGCCCCCGGGGCCGTCCCCGACTGGGCCGTGCCCTCCGGTTTCGGGCCCGTCGGCTCCGCCGTCGTCGCGCCGCTCCCGGGCCGGGGGACGCCGGTGGGCGCCCTGGTGCTGCTGTACGTCCCGGACCGGCCGCCGGACCGCCTCGACGCCGTTCCCGCCACCCACGACGACCCGGCCCTGCGGAACAGCGCGGGAAGCGGCGACGGCGCGGACGACCCGGACAGCGCCGACTACTTCGTCCGCCTGTTCGCCGCGCGGGCCGGCGCCGCGTTCACGGCCGCACGCCTCTACGGCGAGCAGGCGGCGATCACGCGCACGCTCACCCGGGACCTCCTGCCGCCCCGTGTCACCGCGCTGCGCGGCGTCGAGTTCGCGTCCGGGTACCGCCCGTCGGGTGTCGGCGAGAGCGTGGGCGGCGACTTCTTCGACGTCCACCCGGACGCCGCCGACGGCGCCGAACCCCTCGTCGTCCTCGGCGACGTCAGCGGCAAGGGCCTGGACGCCGCCGTCCTCACCGGCAAGATCCGCAGCACCCTCCGCGCCCTCGCCCCCCTGGCCGCCGACCACGAACGGGTGCTCCACCTCCTCAACAGCGCCCTGCTCGGCACGGCCGGCGACCGCTTCGCGACGCTCGTGCTCGCCTCCGTACGCCCCGACCCGGCCGACGGCACGGTGCGGCTGCGGCTCACCAGCGCGGGCCACCTGCCGCCGCTGGTCGTCCGCACCGACGGCACGGTCGACGAGGTCGCCGCCGGCGGCACCCTCATCGGCGTCCTCCCCGAGACGGAGGCCCACACCGTCACCGCCGTCCTCGCGCCCGGCGACGTCTGCCTGCTCTACACGGACGGCATCACCGAGGCCAGGGGCGGCCCGCTCGGCGACGCGTTCTTCGGCGACGGGCGGCTGCGCGCCGCGCTCGCCGAGACGGCGGGGCTGCCCGCCGAGGCCATCGTCGAGCACGTCCAGATGCTCGTCTCCCAGTGGATCGGCCCCCGCCGCCACGACGACATCGCCCTCGTCGCCCTCCGCGCCCCCGCCCCCCCGGCGGCGCACCGCACCGGGGACGGTCCGGGATGAGCGGCCACGACGCGGCCCGCGCGTGGGCCGACCGCCTGTGGCGCGCCGTCGTCGCGGGGGACGAGGCCGCCGCAGCCGACACGGCCTTCGCCGCCCTGGAGGCGGGCCTGCCCGCCGAGGACGTCCTCCTCGACGTCGTCGGCGCCGTACAGCGCCGTGTCGGCGACGCGTGGGCCGCCAACCGCGTGACCGTCGCCGACGAGCACGCCGCCACCGCCATCAACAACCGCGTCATCAGCGCCGTCGCCGCCCACCCCGCCGCGCCCCGGCCGGGTCCCCCGCGCGGCCGGATCACGGCGGCCTGCGCCGACGGCGAGTGGCACGCCCTGCCCGCCCGGCTCCTCGTCGAGGTCCTGCGGCTGCGGGGCTGGCGCGTGGACGACCTCGGCGCGCAGGTGCCCGTACCCCACCTGGTCGAACACCTCCTCGGCACCGGCCCCGACGCGGTGGCGCTGTCCACCTCCCTGGCCACCCGCCTGCCCGCAGCGCACGAGGCGGTCATCGCCTGCCAGGCCACCGGCGTGCCGGTGCTCGTCGGGGGCGCCGCGTTCGGCTGGGACGGGCGGTACGCGCGGCTCTTCGGCGCCGACCTGTGGTTCCCCGACGCGCGGGCAGCGGCGGACCGCCTGGACGAGGGCCCGCTGCCGCGGCCGGCGTCCGACCACCGCGCCACGGACGACCTGCCCCACCTCGCCGACCGCGAGCACCTGCGCATGACGCGGGCCGCCGCCGGGCTCGTCAGGGAGGCCGTCGAGACCGCCCGCACCGCCGACGGCCCGCCCCCGCCCGCCGAGCGCGTCGCCACCCTGCTGGACTTCCTCGCGGCCGCGCTCTACACCGACGACGACGACCTCTTCACCGGCTACCTCACCTGGACCACGGACGTCCTGACCGCGCGCGGCGAGGACACCGCCCACCTGCCGGACGTCGTCGCCCTGCTCCGCCGCCGCCTCGACGACCTGCCCCGCGCCCGGCGCATCCTCACCCGGGGCGCGGAAGCGCTGTCCGGCCCACGGCCCTGACGGGATCCGCCGGGGACGATGGCCTATCGTCCCGGCATGGAGCGAACACCCGAGAACGGCATACCGCGGACCCCCGTCACCGCGGACGACGTGGCCCTCGCCGTCCGTCTGGCCGTGGCCGCGCTGCGCGAGGCACCGGCAGGAGCCTGGGACGTCCCGGCCGGCTCCCTGGAATGGGACTGCTGGGAGACCGCCGAGCACCTCGCCGACGACCTCTTCGCCTACGCCACCCAGCTCGGCCCCGCGGCGCCCCCGCTCGACGGGAACGTGCCGTTCGTGTGCGAGAGCCGGCGGCCCGGCGGTCCGGCGAACGCCGTGCACGCGGACCGGGCCGCGGGACCCGCCGGTCTGCTGCAGGTGCTGGAGGCGAGCGGCGCGCTGCTCGTCGCCATGGCGCGCACGACGCCCCCGCACGTCCGCGCGTACCACGTCCACGGCGTCGCCGACCCCGAGGGCTTCGCGGCGATGGGCGTCGTGGAGACGCTGGTGCACACCCACGACCTCGCCCGGGGCCTCGGGGTGCCCTGGGACCCGCCGGCCGGGCTGTGCGCACGGGTGCTCGCGCGGCTGTTCCCCGACGCGCCGGGGCCGGCGGACGCGCCCGACCCGTGGCGCACGCTCCTGTGGGCGACGGGGCGCGCCGACCTGCCGGGCCGGCCGCGCCTCACCGCGTGGCGCTGGGACGCCCGGCCCCGCCCGTAGCGCGTGCCGTGCCCGTCACGGGGCGAGGGCGAAGAGGAGGAACAGGAACGCGGCCAGGACGTGCCCGATGACGCCGTAGACCAGGATCCGGACCCACAGCCCGCGCGGGATGCGGTCGACATCGCGGCGGCGGACCGGGGCGGGCGGCTCTTCGGGCATGGCGGTCTCCTCGAACGTCGGGACGGGGGCGTCGTGCGTCAGTGCGCCGGGCCGCCGAGACACAGCTCGGCGGTGGGGGACTGCAGGAGGGTGTGGACGAACAGGAGGTCCGCCCCCGGGGGTGCCGCCGCGCCGATCCGGTGCGGGGTGAGGGAGTCGAAATGGGCGCTCTCGCCCTCGTCGAGGAGGTGCTCGGCGTCCCCGAGGACCAGCCGCAGCCGCCCGGTCAGCACGTACAGCCACTCCTCGCCCGGGTGCACGCGCACGAGGTCGCCCTGCGCGCTCTCGAACGGCACATGGACACGCAGCGCCTGCATGGCCCGGCCCGGGACCCCGACGCGCCGGTACGTCCAGCTCCCGGCCCGGTGGGCGGCGGCCGTGCCGGCCCGCACGACCGGGTCGGGCGCCGGGACCGCCTCGCCCAGCAGGCCGGAGACCGTCGTACCGTAGACGCGCGCGAGGTTCAGCAGCACCGGCAGCGACGGCTGGCGGTGGCCCGTCTCCAGCCGGGACAGGTGGGCCGGGGAGAGCCCGGCCCGGCCCGCCGCGGCCTGCAGCGTCAGGCCGGCCGCGCGGCGCAGCTCACGCAGCCGCGCCACGACGGCGGCCGTCCCGCCGGACGTCTCGGGAACGCTCGGGGTCATGCTCCGATTGAGCCAGAGGCTTTCCTGTGGGGCAAATCCTTTGCCTGAGAGGCAAAAGACGGGGCGGTGCCCCGTCGTGGA
Proteins encoded:
- a CDS encoding PP2C family protein-serine/threonine phosphatase — translated: MSSAAPAGRAHGAGDGPVWESVPFPVVVADAGGTVLHASPRAAALLPDAAPGTSLSAAAPSWLAAAHRRVTGGTGSRSHHPDDHPVSGRLADRTLRALPVSARDGTVAWWLTDETELRGLDTALDRARQRAAFLAEASSRLLASLNTDRCMETIASLAATHLADAALVVAATSGQAGPVAHCVRGGEPGIERLVPDPARLPELDAAFTGHLPATRRLAPGAVPDWAVPSGFGPVGSAVVAPLPGRGTPVGALVLLYVPDRPPDRLDAVPATHDDPALRNSAGSGDGADDPDSADYFVRLFAARAGAAFTAARLYGEQAAITRTLTRDLLPPRVTALRGVEFASGYRPSGVGESVGGDFFDVHPDAADGAEPLVVLGDVSGKGLDAAVLTGKIRSTLRALAPLAADHERVLHLLNSALLGTAGDRFATLVLASVRPDPADGTVRLRLTSAGHLPPLVVRTDGTVDEVAAGGTLIGVLPETEAHTVTAVLAPGDVCLLYTDGITEARGGPLGDAFFGDGRLRAALAETAGLPAEAIVEHVQMLVSQWIGPRRHDDIALVALRAPAPPAAHRTGDGPG
- a CDS encoding XRE family transcriptional regulator, with the translated sequence MTPSVPETSGGTAAVVARLRELRRAAGLTLQAAAGRAGLSPAHLSRLETGHRQPSLPVLLNLARVYGTTVSGLLGEAVPAPDPVVRAGTAAAHRAGSWTYRRVGVPGRAMQALRVHVPFESAQGDLVRVHPGEEWLYVLTGRLRLVLGDAEHLLDEGESAHFDSLTPHRIGAAAPPGADLLFVHTLLQSPTAELCLGGPAH
- a CDS encoding DUF6126 family protein encodes the protein MPEEPPAPVRRRDVDRIPRGLWVRILVYGVIGHVLAAFLFLLFALAP
- a CDS encoding M23 family metallopeptidase, translating into MPNSTTLRSLNLRLRSRAGVALSTGLIASLGVTGAALTAGGGHDTAPATEAESHEQAAPSWTTPIHEDDYTLSATYGNSGDRWASKHSGQDFAVPTGTDVQAAHGGTVVKAGGNGAGDGPAYGNAVVVRHDDDTYTQYAHLSEIDVAVGQKVTTGETIAESGDTGNSSGPHLHFEVRTTPDYGSAVDPMAFLHHHDVDA
- a CDS encoding B12-binding domain-containing protein; amino-acid sequence: MSGHDAARAWADRLWRAVVAGDEAAAADTAFAALEAGLPAEDVLLDVVGAVQRRVGDAWAANRVTVADEHAATAINNRVISAVAAHPAAPRPGPPRGRITAACADGEWHALPARLLVEVLRLRGWRVDDLGAQVPVPHLVEHLLGTGPDAVALSTSLATRLPAAHEAVIACQATGVPVLVGGAAFGWDGRYARLFGADLWFPDARAAADRLDEGPLPRPASDHRATDDLPHLADREHLRMTRAAAGLVREAVETARTADGPPPPAERVATLLDFLAAALYTDDDDLFTGYLTWTTDVLTARGEDTAHLPDVVALLRRRLDDLPRARRILTRGAEALSGPRP